The Streptomyces sp. cg36 genomic interval CGACTGACGCTGCATGGAAGCTCCGTTCGGCCGGGGCGCACCGGGAGCGCGCCCGGCTTCGCTTGTTGATCACGCTTGACGAGTGGGTGAGTGCTTACTCACTCTAGGGGGTGAGTAAGTACTTACCCACGGGGAGGGCCACACCCATGAAGCTCACCGTCTTCGGTGCGAGCGGCAGGATCGGCGCACAGGTCGTCACACAAGCGCTGGCCGCAGGACACCAGGTCACCGCGGTGGTGCGGGACCCGGCGCGGTTCACGGCGACCGGGCCGGGCCTGGAGCTGGTGCGGGCGGACCTGGCGGACCCGGAGTCCCTGCGGGACGCCGTGGCGGGCCGGGACGCGGTGCTCTCCGGCCTGGGCGCCAACAGCCGGGCGGACGCGGCCACCGGCGTCACGGCCCGGCTGACCGCCTCGGTCGTGAAGGCGATGGACGCGGCGGGCACCCGCCGGCTGCTGGTGGTCAGCGCGGGCCCGGTGGGCCCGGAGGCGCCGGACGACCCGTTCCTGGACCGGCTGACGCTGACGGTGGTGCAGCGCGTCCTCAAGGACGTCTACGGCGATCTGCGCCGGATGGAGTCCGACCTGGCGGCCTCGGCCCTGGACTGGACGGCGGTGCGCCCGGTCCGGCTGGTGAACAAGCCGCTCACCGGCGCGTACCGCACCGCCGTGGCCGCGACGCCGCGCAGCGCGCGCAGCATCGGGCGCGCGGACGTGGCGCACGCGATGCTGCGGATGATCGACGACCCGGCGACGGTGAAACAGGGCGTCTGCGTGGCCTACTGAGGCGCCCGCCGGGTGGCCGATGGGGGCCGCGCGCCCGGCCGCCCCGGGCCCGGGGCCCGTCCGTGGCCCCGCCCGGCCCCCGCGGGCTCAGATCTCGGCGCCGACCGTCACCGGCTCGTTGACGAGCGTCACCCCGAAGGCCCGCTCCACGCCCGCGACGACCTCGCGGGCCAGCGCGAGCAGGTCCTCGGTGGTGGCGCCGCCGCGGTTGGTCAGCGCGAGGGTGTGCTTGGTGGAGATGCGGGCGGGCCCCGAGCCGTACCCCTTGGTGAACCCGGCCCGGTCGATGAGCCAGGCCGCCGAGGTCTTGGTGCGGCCGTCGTCCAGCGGCCAGGCGGGCGGGGCGACGTCGGCGCCCAGGCGCTCGTGCACGCGCGCGAGGAACGCCTCGTACTCCGCCGCCTCCAGGATCGGGTTGGTGAAGAAGGAGCCGGCCGACCAGGTGTCGTGGTCCTCCGGGTCGAGCACCATGCCCTTGCCCGCGCGCAGCTTCAGCACGGTCTCGCGGGCGTCGGCGGCCGGGACGCGGTCACCGGGCCCGACGCCCAGCGCCCGGGCGGTCTCCGCGTACTTGATCGGCGCGGACAGCCCCCCGGCGTCCTCCAGCTCGAACCGCACGCGCAGCACGACATAGCGGTCGGGGTGCGCCTTGAAGCGGCTGTGCCGGTACGAGAAGTCGCACGCGGCGGCGGGCAGGACGACCGTGCGCCCCTCGGCGCGGTCGTAGGCGACGACCTCGGCGATGGTGGCCGAGACCTCCTGCCCGTACGCGCCCACGTTCTGGATCGGGGTGGCCCCGGCGGATCCCGGGATTCCGGCCAGGCACTCGATGCCGGCCAGCCCGGCCGCCACGGTACGGGCGACGACATCGGTCCAGACCTCGCCGGCCGCCACCTCCAGCCGGGTCCCCTCCAGCGAGAAGCCCTCGGTGGCGATCCGCAGCACGGTGCCGGCGAACCCCTTGTCCCCGATGACCAGGTTGCTGCCGCCGCCGACGATCAGCAGCGGCGTCCGGCCCGCGTCCGCCTCCCGTACGACGTCGATGACCTCGTCGTCGGTGACGGCGGTGACCAGCCGCTCGGCGGGCCCGCCGAGCCGGAAGGTGGTGAGGGGGGCGAGGGGGGCGTCGTGAAGTACCTGCACGGGGACAAGCGTACGGGTCGGGCCGGACGGGCCCGGGGCACGGCCCCGGCGGACGTTCCCGGGCCCGGCCGCCCGCGGGAGCGCCGGAGCCCCCGCCCCGCCGCCCGCCGGGGGGGGCGGACGCGGGACGGGGGCTGCGGGCGCGGCTGGGCTCGGCGCGCGGGCCGGGCGACGGCGTACGGGGCGGGCTTCGGCGCGCGGGCGGGGCGTCGGCCTGCGGGCCGGGGTGCGGAGCCGGGCTCAGCCCACCAGCGCGTCCTCCCGGACCGCCGGCGCGGTCGGGGCAGCCGCCCCGGCGGTCCGGCGCCCCGGCAGGAACGCCGCACTGGCCGCCGCCAGGGCGACCGCCGCCGCGCCGACCCACAGCGCGGGCCGCAGGCCGTCCACGAACGCCTGGCCGGAGGTGTAGCCGCCCTGGGCGGAGAAGACCGCGGCGAGCACCGCGACCCCCAGCGACCCGCCGACCTCCCGCAGCGCGTTGTTGGCGCCGGACGCGATCCCCTGCTCGGCGGGGAGCACGCTGGACATCACCAGGTTCGCGGCCGGGGCGAAGTACAGCGCCATCCCGGCGCCGCTGACGATCAGCGCGGGCAGCTGCTCCGCGTACGACACGTCCGGCGACATGATCACGGCGAACCAGGCCAGGCCGACCGCCTGGAGCGCCAGGCCCGCCGTCACCACCGGCTTGCCGCCGATCCGGTCGGACAGGATGCCCGCGACCGGCGCGACCAGCAGCGGCATCGCGGTCCAGGGGAGCATCCGCAGCCCGGCCTGGGTCGGCGAGTAGCCGAGGACGCCCTGGAGGAACTGGCTGAGCAGGAAGATCGAGCCGAACATCCCCACGAACATCAGCAGGCTGGCCAGGTTGATCGCCGAGAACGCCCGGCTGCGGAACAGCCGCATCGGCAGCAGCGGCGCCTCGGCCCGGATCCCGTGCCGGACGAACCCGGCGAGCAGCAGGGTGCCCAGCACCAGTCCGGCGAGCACGGTCGGGCTGGTCCAGCCGTCGACGTTGCCGCGGATCAGGCTGTAGACGATCCCGAAGAGGCCGCCGCTGGCCAGCAGGGTGCCGGGGATGTCGAGGCGCGCCCCGGTCCCGTACGACTCGGCCAGCCGCAGCCGGGCCAGCGGGAGCACCAGCACGCCGAGCGGAACGTTCAGCCAGAAGATCCACTGCCAGGAGAAGTGCTCGGTGAGCGCGCCGCCGATCAGCGGGCCGCTGGCCACGGCCAGACCGTTGACCGCGCCCCATATGCCGTACGCCATGCCCCGGCGCGCGGCCGGGACCGCCGCCGTCAGCAGGGTCAGGGTGAGCGGCATCATAATGGCCGCGCCGACGCCCTGGACCGCCCGCGCGGCCACCAGACCGTCGATGCCGGGGGCGAGCGCGGCGGCGGCGGACGCGCCGGTGAAGATCGTCAGGCCGGTCATGAAGAGCTTGCGGCGACCGAAGCGGTCGCCGAGCGCGGCGCCGAACATCAGCAGGACGGCGAAGGTGAGCGTGTAGGCGCTCACGGTCCATTCGAGGTCGTCCAGGGCGCCGCCGAGGTCCTCGCGGATGGACGGCAGCGCGGTGGTCACGACGAGGTTGTCGAGCGCGGCCATGAACCCGGCGACGCTGGTGACGACGAGGGCCCAGACGGCACTCGCGCGCCCGGGGGTCCGGGGCCGGCGCTCGGGCGTCCCGGAGTGGGGCCCAGGTGTTCCGGACCGGCGCTCGGACGTTCCTGACGGGCCCTCGGGCCGCTCGTGTTCCCGCTCGGTTCCGTGCTCGGACATCGCTTTCCCCTGTTGTTAGTTATCAGTTACTAACTTTCGAGCCCGTGCCTGTACGCCGTGCGCCACAAACGCGTGCTCCGCATGGCCCACGAGGGGCCGACTCCGCCGGGACCGGGAAGGGTCCCGGGGTTCACTTCTCCAGGCGCCCCTTGACCCGCGCCGACGGGTAGATCTCCTCCCACACCCGGTGCTGGGGCGGGAACCCCATGGCCACCAGGGTGTTGATCAGCATCCCGTAGGCCAGGAACTCGGTGGTGTCCTTGTAGCCCTCCAGCGGGATACTGACCGTGTCCCACAGCTCCATCCACTCGCGCCGGACGGCCTCGCCGAAGGTGCGGTCGCCCGCCGCCTCGGCCGCGGCCACCGCCACGTACACCTGCATCTGCATCAGCAGCCGCTCGGGCTGCTCGGCGATGACCCGCGTGTAGGCGTTCGCCATCGCGTGCACCGCGTCCTCGCCGGAGAGCCCCTCGGACGCCTCGGCGAACATCTTGACCGTGTCCCCCATGCAGCGGTGCATCGCGGCGAGGAAGATCGCGGGCTTGTTGGGGAACAGCCGGAAGAGGTACGGCTGCGAGACGCCCACGCGCTTGGCGATCGCCTCGGTGGACGTGCCGTAGTAGCCGCGCTGGGCGAACTCGCTCATCGCGGCCCGTACGACGCTCTCGCGCCGTTCTTCCGCACTCATCCTGACCATGCAGATAAAGTTAGTGGTCAATAACTAACTTGGCAACCCGTACGGGCACGGCCGCCGGTCCGGGGAACCGGCGGCCGGCCGTGGGGCCGGCTCAGGCGAGCGCGACCACCGCGCGGGACATGCCGAGGACCTTCTGGCCCGCGCTCATGGCGGTCAGGTCGACCCGGACCGTCCGCGCCTCGTCGTCCAGCTTCGCCGCGACCTTGGCGCTGACCTCGATGAGGGCGCCCTCGGCGTCGTTGGGCACGACGACCGGCTTGGTGAAGCGCACCCCGTACTCGACGACCGCCGCCGGGTCGCCCGTCCAGTCGGTCACCACGCGGACCGCGGCGGCCATGGTGAACATGCCGTGCGCGATCACGTCCGGCAGCCCGACCTCCTTGGCGAACTTCTCGTTCCAGTGGATCGGGTTGAAGTCGCCCGAGGCGCCCGCGTACTGCACGAGTGTGGCGCGACTCACGGGGAACGACTGCGCCGGCAGCTCGGTGCCGACCTCCACGTCCGCGTAGTTGATCTGTGCGGTCATCGTCACTCCCCCTCGGCCGCGCGGGCCACGAGCTTGGTCCAGGCGGTGACGACGTGCTCGCCCGCCTCGTCGTGGACCTCGCCGCGGATGTCCAGGATGTCGTTTCCGGCGAGCGACTTGACGGCCTCGATGGTCGAGGTCACGGTCAGCCGGTCGCCCGCCCGCACCGGACGCCGGTAGGCGAACTTCTGGTCGCCGTGCACGACCCGGCTGTAGTCCAGACCCAGCTGCGGGTCCTGGACGACCACACCGGCCGCCTTGAACGTGATGGCGAACACGAAGGTCGGCGGCGCGATCACATCGGCGTGCCCGAGCGCCTTGGCGGCCTCCGGGTCGGTGTACGCGGGATTGGCGTCCCCGACCGCCTCGGCGAATTCGCGGATCTTCTCCCGGCCGACCTCGTACGGCGCGGTGGGCGGATAGGTCCGCCCCACGAAGGACTGGTCGAGCGCCATGGGCTCACAACCTCCAGCTTGGTGATCTGTGATCTGTGATCGGTGATCTACGGAACGGGGTGCGCGGATTGAGACGCGGAACACATGAAGCACTTGGAACACTCGGCTCGGACCGCGCCGGAACACACCCGGCACCACCGAACGCGCCGGACGCGGGGCGCACCGGATAACGGCGTGCGGCGCGGGATACGACGAGAGGCCGCTCCCCGAACAGGGAACGGCCTCTCGTACGAGCCTGAGTGCTCGACCCGTGATTAGCGGGTCTCGCGGTGCGCGGTGTGCGAGTTGCAGCGCGGGCAGTGCTTCTTCATCTCAAGACGGTCCGGGTTGTTGCGCCGGTTCTTCTTGGTGATGTAGTTCCGCTCCTTGCACTCCACGCAGGCCAGCGTGATCTTCGGGCGGACGTCGGTGGCAGCCACGTGAGTGCTCCTTGACGGACGGATAGACGGATGAACGCATAAAAGAGTAGCCGATCGGGAGACCGACCCCACAATCGGCTACTGGTGCTACTTGGAGTAGCGGTGAC includes:
- a CDS encoding MaoC family dehydratase; amino-acid sequence: MTAQINYADVEVGTELPAQSFPVSRATLVQYAGASGDFNPIHWNEKFAKEVGLPDVIAHGMFTMAAAVRVVTDWTGDPAAVVEYGVRFTKPVVVPNDAEGALIEVSAKVAAKLDDEARTVRVDLTAMSAGQKVLGMSRAVVALA
- a CDS encoding NAD(P)-dependent oxidoreductase, yielding MKLTVFGASGRIGAQVVTQALAAGHQVTAVVRDPARFTATGPGLELVRADLADPESLRDAVAGRDAVLSGLGANSRADAATGVTARLTASVVKAMDAAGTRRLLVVSAGPVGPEAPDDPFLDRLTLTVVQRVLKDVYGDLRRMESDLAASALDWTAVRPVRLVNKPLTGAYRTAVAATPRSARSIGRADVAHAMLRMIDDPATVKQGVCVAY
- a CDS encoding MFS transporter, encoding MSEHGTEREHERPEGPSGTSERRSGTPGPHSGTPERRPRTPGRASAVWALVVTSVAGFMAALDNLVVTTALPSIREDLGGALDDLEWTVSAYTLTFAVLLMFGAALGDRFGRRKLFMTGLTIFTGASAAAALAPGIDGLVAARAVQGVGAAIMMPLTLTLLTAAVPAARRGMAYGIWGAVNGLAVASGPLIGGALTEHFSWQWIFWLNVPLGVLVLPLARLRLAESYGTGARLDIPGTLLASGGLFGIVYSLIRGNVDGWTSPTVLAGLVLGTLLLAGFVRHGIRAEAPLLPMRLFRSRAFSAINLASLLMFVGMFGSIFLLSQFLQGVLGYSPTQAGLRMLPWTAMPLLVAPVAGILSDRIGGKPVVTAGLALQAVGLAWFAVIMSPDVSYAEQLPALIVSGAGMALYFAPAANLVMSSVLPAEQGIASGANNALREVGGSLGVAVLAAVFSAQGGYTSGQAFVDGLRPALWVGAAAVALAAASAAFLPGRRTAGAAAPTAPAVREDALVG
- a CDS encoding UDP-N-acetylmuramate dehydrogenase, whose product is MQVLHDAPLAPLTTFRLGGPAERLVTAVTDDEVIDVVREADAGRTPLLIVGGGSNLVIGDKGFAGTVLRIATEGFSLEGTRLEVAAGEVWTDVVARTVAAGLAGIECLAGIPGSAGATPIQNVGAYGQEVSATIAEVVAYDRAEGRTVVLPAAACDFSYRHSRFKAHPDRYVVLRVRFELEDAGGLSAPIKYAETARALGVGPGDRVPAADARETVLKLRAGKGMVLDPEDHDTWSAGSFFTNPILEAAEYEAFLARVHERLGADVAPPAWPLDDGRTKTSAAWLIDRAGFTKGYGSGPARISTKHTLALTNRGGATTEDLLALAREVVAGVERAFGVTLVNEPVTVGAEI
- a CDS encoding MaoC family dehydratase N-terminal domain-containing protein, which produces MALDQSFVGRTYPPTAPYEVGREKIREFAEAVGDANPAYTDPEAAKALGHADVIAPPTFVFAITFKAAGVVVQDPQLGLDYSRVVHGDQKFAYRRPVRAGDRLTVTSTIEAVKSLAGNDILDIRGEVHDEAGEHVVTAWTKLVARAAEGE
- a CDS encoding TetR/AcrR family transcriptional regulator, giving the protein MVRMSAEERRESVVRAAMSEFAQRGYYGTSTEAIAKRVGVSQPYLFRLFPNKPAIFLAAMHRCMGDTVKMFAEASEGLSGEDAVHAMANAYTRVIAEQPERLLMQMQVYVAVAAAEAAGDRTFGEAVRREWMELWDTVSIPLEGYKDTTEFLAYGMLINTLVAMGFPPQHRVWEEIYPSARVKGRLEK
- the rpmG gene encoding 50S ribosomal protein L33; translation: MAATDVRPKITLACVECKERNYITKKNRRNNPDRLEMKKHCPRCNSHTAHRETR